One region of Oryza sativa Japonica Group chromosome 5, ASM3414082v1 genomic DNA includes:
- the LOC4338999 gene encoding probable protein S-acyltransferase 16, with protein MGRPGYLTLPILSVLAAIGYVYYTTVFVAVARWLGLATAAGAANAAAITALAAACVATYAVAVCRDPGRVPPSFAPDVEDAESPLHEIKRKGGDLRYCQKCGHYKPPRAHHCHACKRCVLKMDHHCIWINNCVGHENYKIFFIFVLYAVTACFYAMILIIGSAMYSVPVDEHSSNDSSRTSIIICGIILCPLTLALTVLFGWHIYLILQNKTTIEYHEGVRAMWLAEKGGNLYHHPYHLGVYENLISVLGPNIFCWLCPVSTNTGNGLRFRTSHDIPLSTPSM; from the exons ATGGGGCGGCCGGGTTACCTGACGCTGCCAATCCTCTCGGTGCTCGCGGCCATCGGGTACGTCTACTACACCACGGTGTTCGTCGCCGTGGCCCGGTGGCTGGGGCTCGCCACGGCGGCCGGGGCCGCGAACGCCGCGGCGAtcaccgccctcgccgccgcctgcgtcgCCACCTACGCCGTCGCCGTGTGCCGGGACCCGGGCCGCGTCCCGCCCTCCTTCGCGCCCGACGTCGAGGACGCCGAGAGCCCCCTCCACGAGATCAAGCGCAAG ggtgGGGACTTGAGATATTGCCAGAAATGTGGCCACTATAAACCCCCTCGTGCACACCATTGCCATGCTTGCAAAAGATGTGTTCTAAAAATG GACCATCACTGTATATGGATTAATAACTGTGTTGGACATGAGAactacaaaatattttttatctttgTATTGTATGCTGTAACTGCATGCTTCTATGCTATG ATTCTTATCATAGGGAGCGCCATGTACAGTGTTCCTGTAGATGAACATTCAAGCAATGATTCTTCTAGGACATCGATT ATCATTTGTGGGATCATTCTATGCCCGCTGACTTTGGCTTTGACAGTGCTCTTTGGTTGGCATATCTACCTCATATTACAGAATAAAACTACAATTGAG TATCATGAAGGTGTGAGAGCAATGTGGTTAGCAGAAAAGGGTGGAAATCTTTATCATCATCCGTATCATCTTGGTGTCTACGAGAATCTTATTTCA GTGCTGGGACCTAACATATTCTGCTGGCTTTGTCCAGTATCGACTAATACGGGAAATGGCCTCCGTTTCCGTACATCACATGATATTCCATTATCTACACCATCGATGTGA
- the LOC4339000 gene encoding peptidyl-prolyl cis-trans isomerase FKBP20-1 produces the protein MAEVADLTGDGGVLKTVVRKAKDDAIAPTDSLPLVDVHYEGTLAENGEVFDTTHEDNSIFSFEIGQGAVIKAWDIALRTMKVGEVAKITCKPEYAYGSAGSPPEIPPNATLIFEVELVACRPRKGSSLGSVSDEKARLEELKKQRELAAATKEEEKKKREEAKAAAAARVQAKLDAKKGKGKGKGK, from the exons ATGGCAGAGGTTGCAGATTTAACTGGGGATGGAGGTGTTCTTAAGACGGTGGTCAGAAAAGCAAAGGATGATGCTATAGCTCCAACTGATAGTCTTCCCTTGGTTGATG TTCATTATGAAGGCACACTCGCTGAAAATGGTGAAGTTTTCGACACCACTCATGAAGACAACTCTATTTTCTCATTTGAAATTGGGCAAGGAGCTGTCATTAAAGCATGGGATATAGCTTTAAGAACTATGAAG GTTGGTGAAGTTGCAAAAATAACATGCAAGCCAGAATACGCATACGGAAGTGCAGGGTCGCCGCCAGAGATTCCACCCAA TGCAACACTCATTTTTGAGGTGGAGTTAGTGGCTTGTAGGCCTAGGAAAGGTTCAAGCCTGGGCAGTGTTTCTGATGAGAAAGCCAGGCTAGA GGAACTAAAGAAGCAGCGAGAGCTAGCTGCTGCCACcaaggaggaagagaaaaagaagagggaagAAGCGAAGGCTGCTGCAGCAGCTCGTGTCCAAGCCAAACTTGACGCGAAGAAGGGGAAGGGAAAAGGAAAGGGAAAATAG
- the LOC4338997 gene encoding glycerol-3-phosphate acyltransferase 5, whose translation MVTMSASAEAKSRRERRSVVAELEGALLRDAATFPYFMLVAFEASGLPRFAALLALWPLLWALERALGRGDLALRAAAFVATAGVPRAEVEAVARAVLPKFMADDVDPAAWAAFGSCGGRRVVVTRMPRVMVERFAREHLGAHEVVGCDLEYSRLRRSTGFVRGGGGGERAVAERVRALFADGDRPDVGIARSESATRSFLPFCKKQLRPPFCEDDGDDVAAAGEQHKCPPFRPVIFHDGRLVCRPTPLMSLVILLWLPLGALVAFVRIAVGISVPIQIIPRIAPYFGGAVVVHGAPPPAAASGPASGVLFVCTHRTLMDPVVLATVLGRRVAAVTYSISRLSEVLSPIPTVRLTRDRGVDAAQMRAELSRGDVAVCPEGTTCREPFLLRFSALFAELSDRIVPVAMNYRVGLFHPTTARGWKAMDPIFFFMNPRPVYEVTFLNQLPAEETCAAGKSAVDVANYVQRILAAKLGFECTTFTRKDKYRVLAGNDGIVNVKPPAAADPAPWQRRLKEVLGFLLH comes from the exons ATGGTGACCatgtcggcgtcggcggaggcGAAGAGTCGACGGGAGAGGCGGTCGGTGGTGGCGGAGCTGGAGGGGGCGCTGCTGCGCGACGCGGCGACGTTCCCGTACTTCATGCTGGTGGCGTTCGAGGCGTCCGGGCTGCCGCGGTTCGCGGCGCTGCTGGCGCTGTGGCCGCTGCTGTGGGCGCTGGAGCGGGCGCTGGGGCGGGGCGACCTGGCGCTGCGCGCCGCGGCGTTCGTGGCGACAGCGGGCGTGCCGCGCGCGGAGGTGGAGGCCGTGGCGCGCGCCGTGCTGCCCAAGTTCATGGCCGACGACGTCGacccggcggcgtgggcggcgttCGGGTcctgcggcgggcggcgcgtcgTGGTGACACGCATGCCCCGGGTCATGGTGGAGCGGTTCGCCAGGGAGCACCTCGGCGCGCACGAGGTGGTCGGCTGCGACCTCGAGTACAGCCGCCTCAGGCGGTCCACCGGCTTCgtcaggggcggcggcggcggcgagcgcgcggtcGCCGAACGCGTGCGCGCGCTCTTCGCCGATGGCGACCGGCCGGACGTCGGGATCGCGCGGTCCGAGTCGGCGACGCGATCCTTCTTGCCCTTCTGCAAG AAgcaactccggccgccgttctgtgaggacgacggcgacgacgtcgccgccgccggcgagcagcaCAAATGCCCTCCGTTCCGGCCAGTCATCTTCCACGACGGCCGCCTCGTGTGCCGGCCCACGCCGCTCATGTCGCTCGTCATCCTCCTGTGGCTTCCGCTTGGCGCGCTCGTCGCCTTCGTCCGCATCGCCGTCGGCATCTCCGTGCCCATCCAGATCATCCCCCGCATCGCGCCCTActtcggcggcgccgtcgtcgtgcacggcgccccgccgcccgccgccgccagcgggcCGGCGTCCGGCGTCCTCTTCGTGTGCACGCACCGGACGCTGATGGACCCGGTGGTGCTCGCCACCGTGCTCGGCCGCCGCGTGGCCGCCGTGACGTACTCCATCTCCCGCCTCTCGGAGGTCCTCTCGCCGATCCCGacggtgcggctgacgcgcgacCGCGGCGTGGACGCGGCGCAGATGCGCGCCGAGCTGTCGCGCGGCGACGTCGCGGTGTGCCCCGAGGGGACGACGTGCCGGGAGCCCTTCCTGCTCCGCTTCTCCGCGCTGTTCGCCGAGCTCAGCGACCGGATCGTGCCGGTGGCGATGAACTACCGCGTCGGGCTCTTCcacccgacgacggcgagggggtggaAGGCCATGGaccccatcttcttcttcatgaACCCGAGGCCGGTGTACGAGGTGACCTTCCTCAACCAGCTCCCCGCCGAGGAGACGTGCGCCGCCGGCAAGagcgccgtcgacgtcgccaaCTACGTGCAGAGGATACTCGCCGCCAAGCTCGGGTTCGAGTGCACCACCTTCACGCGCAAGGACAAGTACCGCGTGCTCGCCGGCAACGACGGCATCGTCAACGTcaagccgccggcggcggcggatccggcgccgtGGCAGCGCCGCCTCAAGGAGGTTCTCGGCTTCTTGCTCCACTAA
- the LOC4339001 gene encoding putative laccase-11, with product MGSSTGRHLLCLASPACLLFAAAVLLAMPGLTAARTRRYSFNVTMATVTRLCVTKSVPTVNGQFPGPKLVVREGDTLVIRVTNNINNNVTFHWHGIRQVRSGWADGPAYITQCPIRSGGSYVYRFTVTGQRGTLWWHAHFSWLRATLYGPLVILPPRGVAYPFPKPHREVPLLLGEWFNADPEAVIKQALQTGGGPNVSDAYTFNGLPGPTYNCSSSNDTFKLRVRPGKTYLLRLINAALNDELFFGVANHTLMVVQADASYVKPFAATALVISPGQTMDVLLTAAANNPPSRSFAIAVAPYTNTVGTFDNTTAVAVLEYYGAATSAAALRSLPLPSLPAYNDTGAVANFSASFRSLASAQYPARVPRTVDRHFFFAVGLGADPCQSPVNGTCQGPNNTRFAASMNNVSFVMPRTSLLQAHYQRRYNGVLAANFPAAPRTPFNYTGTPPNNTFVTHGTRVVPLSFNTTVEVVLQDTSILGAESHPLHLHGYDFYVVGTGFGNYDASNDTAKYNLVDPVQRNTISVPTAGWVAIRFVADNPGVWIMHCHLDVHLSWGLSMAWLVNDGPLPNQKLPPPPSDIPMCS from the exons ATGGGTAGTAGTACGGGTCGTCATCTCCTTTGTTTGGCCTCCCCTGCAtgcctcctcttcgccgccgccgtcctcctcgctaTGCCGGGCCTCACCGCCGCCCGCACCCGCCGCTACTCCTTCAAT GTGACAATGGCGACGGTGACGCGGCTGTGCGTGACGAAGAGCGTCCCCACGGTGAACGGCCAGTTCCCGGGGCCGAAGCTCGTCGTGCGGGAGGGCGACACCCTCGTGATCAGGGTCACCAACAACATCAACAACAACGTCACCTTCCACTG GCACGGGATTCGGCAGGTGCGGAGCGGGTGGGCGGACGGGCCGGCGTACATCACGCAGTGTCCGATCCGCTCCGGGGGAAGCTACGTGTACAGGTTCACCGTGACGGGGCAGCGGGGGACGCTGTGGTGGCACGCGCACTTCTCCTGGCTCCGCGCCACGCTCTACGGCCCGCTCGTCATCCTCCCGCCCCGCGGCGTCGCCTACCCGTTCCCCAAGCCCCATCGCGAGGTGCCCCTCCTGCTCG GTGAGTGGTTCAACGCCGACCCGGAGGCCGTGATCAAGCAGGCCCTGCAGACGGGAGGAGGGCCCAACGTCTCCGACGCCTACACGTTCAACGGCCTCCCTGGCCCAACCTACAACTGCTCCTCCTCCAACG ACACGTTCAAGCTGAGGGTGAGGCCCGGGAAGACGTACCTGCTGCGGCTGATCAACGCGGCGCTCAACGACGAGCTCTTCTTCGGGGTGGCCAACCACACGCTGATGGTGGTGCAGGCGGACGCCAGCTACGTCAAGCCGTTCGCCGCCACGGCGCTCGTCATCTCGCCGGGGCAGACCATGGACGTGCTCCTCACTGCGGCGGCCAACAACCCGCCGTCCCGCTccttcgccatcgccgtcgcgccgtACACCAACACCGTCGGCACGTTCGACaacaccaccgccgtcgccgtgctcGAGTACTACGGCGCCGcgacgtccgccgccgcgctccggaGCCTCCCGCTGCCGTCCCTCCCGGCGTACAACGACACCGGCGCGGTGGCCAACTTCTCGGCGAGCTTCCGGAGCCTCGCGAGCGCGCAGTACCCGGCGCGGGTGCCGCGGACGGTGGACAGGCACTTCTTCTTCGCCGTCGGGCTCGGCGCCGACCCGTGCCAGAGCCCGGTGAACGGGACGTGCCAGGGGCCCAACAACACCAGGTTCGCGGCGTCCATGAACAACGTGTCGTTCGTGATGCCCAGGACGTCGCTCCTCCAGGCGCACTACCAGCGGCGGTACAACGGTGTGCTCGCGGCCAActtcccggcggcgccgcggacgCCGTTCAACTACACCGGCACGCCGCCGAACAACACGTTCGTGACCCACGGCACCAGGGTGGTGCCGCTCAGTTTCAACACAACCGTGGAGGTGGTGCTGCAGGACACCAGCATCCTCGGCGCCGAGAGCCACCCGCTGCACCTGCACGGCTACGACTTCTACGTCGTCGGCACCGGGTTCGGCAACTACGACGCCAGCAATGACACCGCCAAGTACAACCTCGTCGACCCCGTGCAGCGGAACACCATCAGCGTGCCCACCGCCGGCTGGGTCGCCATCCGCTTCGTCGCCGACAACCCCG GTGTTTGGATCATGCATTGCCATTTAGACGTGCACCTGAGCTGGGGCCTGTCCATGGCGTGGCTCGTCAACGACGGGCCGCTGCCGAATCagaagctgccgccgccgccgtccgatatCCCCATGTGCTCGTAG
- the LOC107278465 gene encoding small polypeptide DEVIL 11, producing the protein MEAMESRAEDQGVKRREPCKKRIGRTAGAGSEAGNGSRHQASCSPPPPPSSSFPRRCARLVKEQRARLYIVRRCITMLACWRDVDYL; encoded by the coding sequence ATGGAGGCGATGGAGTCGCGGGCGGAGGATCAGGGCGTCAAGCGCAGGGAGCCGTGCAAGAAGAGGATCGGGAGAACCGCGGGCGCCGGCTCGGAAGCCGGCAATGGCAGCAGGCATCAGGcatcctgctcgccgccgccgccgccgtcgtcgtcgttcccgCGACGGTGCGCGCGTCTCGTGAAGGAGCAGCGCGCGCGGCTCTACATCGTGCGCCGATGCATCACCATGCTCGCGTGCTGGCGCGACGTCGACTACCTCTGA